A genomic stretch from Alosa sapidissima isolate fAloSap1 chromosome 3, fAloSap1.pri, whole genome shotgun sequence includes:
- the LOC121705201 gene encoding 4-galactosyl-N-acetylglucosaminide 3-alpha-L-fucosyltransferase 9-like isoform X2 produces the protein MAATGTHQKVLISLLIFLFIFVVFYMYKRNNTLAPQTPQVVHIAKENNTNENYTILLIWFWPFKKRFDLNSCASKYQINGCHLTDDRNLYSKADGVLIHHRDIYDNLSNLPNLPRPFFQKWIWMLFESPQNSKKIQGLDNLFNVTMNYRRDADITVREQLQCNIKETAEPIPVKNKKTKTVCWIVSNWNENHARVKYYNILKEHIEVETFGRHFNRVLSNEGYTQTIENCKFYLSFENTLKSSDHTAIDYMTEKLYSPLRLGTVPVVLGPPRDSYERFIPRDAFIHVDDFSSPKELADYLLGINETEYHQFFNWRKHFTMTGVNFAEEHACRACQYIRERKSFQVFTNLNKWYWG, from the coding sequence ATGGCAGCTACTGGAACCCACCAAAAAGTGCTGATAAGTTTGcttatatttttgtttatttttgtagtATTCTACATGTATAAACGGAACAATACTTTAGCACCTCAGACACCTCAAGTGGTCCACATTGCTAAGGAAAATAATACAAATGAAAATTACACGATCCTCCTCATATGGTTTTGGCCTTTTAAGAAAAGATTTGACCTGAACTCCTGTGCATCAAAATATCAAATCAATGGATGCCATCTCACTGATGACAGAAATCTCTATTCCAAAGCTGATGGAGTGCTCATCCATCATAGAGACATCTATGATAATCTGTCAAATCTTCCCAATCTGCCACGTCCTTTCTTCCAAAAATGGATATGGATGCTCTTTGAGTCTCCCCAGAATTCGAAAAAAATTCAAGGGCTGGACAACTTGTTCAATGTCACCATGAACTACCGGCGGGACGCTGACATTACTGTGCGCGAGCAGCTGCAGTGCAACATTAAAGAAACTGCGGAGCCCATTCCggtcaaaaacaaaaaaacaaaaactgtttGTTGGATTGTAAGCAACTGGAATGAGAATCACGCACGCGTGAAATATTATAACATACTTAAGGAGCACATTGAAGTTGAGACGTTTGGGAGGCATTTTAACCGGGTGCTTAGTAATGAGGGGTACACCCAGACAATAGAAAACTGTAagttctatctctcttttgAAAATACACTTAAGAGTTCTGACCACACAGCAATTGACTACATGACTGAGAAACTGTACAGTCCACTCCGCCTGGGGACAGTGCCTGTTGTTTTAGGGCCACCAAGAGACTCCTATGAGAGGTTCATACCACGAGATGCCTTCATTCATGTTGATGACTTCAGTAGCCCCAAAGAGTTGGCAGACTATCTACTCGGGATAAATGAGACTGAGTATCACCAGTTCTTCAACTGGCGAAAACACTTCACAATGACAGGTGTCAACTTTGCAGAGGAGCATGCGTGTCGGGCATGCCAGTACATCCGTGAGAGAAAAAGCTTCCAAGTTTTCACTAATCTCAACAAATGGTACTGGGGATAA
- the LOC121705201 gene encoding 4-galactosyl-N-acetylglucosaminide 3-alpha-L-fucosyltransferase 9-like isoform X1 — protein MGGPDSHTQPQSLICVMAATGTHQKVLISLLIFLFIFVVFYMYKRNNTLAPQTPQVVHIAKENNTNENYTILLIWFWPFKKRFDLNSCASKYQINGCHLTDDRNLYSKADGVLIHHRDIYDNLSNLPNLPRPFFQKWIWMLFESPQNSKKIQGLDNLFNVTMNYRRDADITVREQLQCNIKETAEPIPVKNKKTKTVCWIVSNWNENHARVKYYNILKEHIEVETFGRHFNRVLSNEGYTQTIENCKFYLSFENTLKSSDHTAIDYMTEKLYSPLRLGTVPVVLGPPRDSYERFIPRDAFIHVDDFSSPKELADYLLGINETEYHQFFNWRKHFTMTGVNFAEEHACRACQYIRERKSFQVFTNLNKWYWG, from the exons ATGGGAGGTCCAGACTCCCACACTCAGCCACAGTCGCTTATTTG TGTGATGGCAGCTACTGGAACCCACCAAAAAGTGCTGATAAGTTTGcttatatttttgtttatttttgtagtATTCTACATGTATAAACGGAACAATACTTTAGCACCTCAGACACCTCAAGTGGTCCACATTGCTAAGGAAAATAATACAAATGAAAATTACACGATCCTCCTCATATGGTTTTGGCCTTTTAAGAAAAGATTTGACCTGAACTCCTGTGCATCAAAATATCAAATCAATGGATGCCATCTCACTGATGACAGAAATCTCTATTCCAAAGCTGATGGAGTGCTCATCCATCATAGAGACATCTATGATAATCTGTCAAATCTTCCCAATCTGCCACGTCCTTTCTTCCAAAAATGGATATGGATGCTCTTTGAGTCTCCCCAGAATTCGAAAAAAATTCAAGGGCTGGACAACTTGTTCAATGTCACCATGAACTACCGGCGGGACGCTGACATTACTGTGCGCGAGCAGCTGCAGTGCAACATTAAAGAAACTGCGGAGCCCATTCCggtcaaaaacaaaaaaacaaaaactgtttGTTGGATTGTAAGCAACTGGAATGAGAATCACGCACGCGTGAAATATTATAACATACTTAAGGAGCACATTGAAGTTGAGACGTTTGGGAGGCATTTTAACCGGGTGCTTAGTAATGAGGGGTACACCCAGACAATAGAAAACTGTAagttctatctctcttttgAAAATACACTTAAGAGTTCTGACCACACAGCAATTGACTACATGACTGAGAAACTGTACAGTCCACTCCGCCTGGGGACAGTGCCTGTTGTTTTAGGGCCACCAAGAGACTCCTATGAGAGGTTCATACCACGAGATGCCTTCATTCATGTTGATGACTTCAGTAGCCCCAAAGAGTTGGCAGACTATCTACTCGGGATAAATGAGACTGAGTATCACCAGTTCTTCAACTGGCGAAAACACTTCACAATGACAGGTGTCAACTTTGCAGAGGAGCATGCGTGTCGGGCATGCCAGTACATCCGTGAGAGAAAAAGCTTCCAAGTTTTCACTAATCTCAACAAATGGTACTGGGGATAA